The genomic stretch GGCAGTGTTACGGAAGCAAAAGTCTTGTATTATGATCCAACTCATGATTTTGGCTTTTATAAAATTGACCCCTCAAGTATTCAATTTCAACTGCAAGCAGTTACTTTAGGATCAGGACGTACTTTAAAAAACGATAACGAGCTTTTATTGATTGGTAATAATGACGCTGAGGAATATTCGGTTAAATTCGGTTATGTTGCCAACTTGAATGTCATTAAAGATCAGCCACATTCAAGTTATATTCATACAACGTTCGATCGGGCAGGAGGGTCAAGCGGTAGCCCGGTTTGGAATACAAAAGGTGAAGTCGTGGGTATCCATGCGAAGGGTACTGATGTTTCAAGTTTTGAATTACCGATTGAATATGTACACGAGGCACTAAAGCAGATCCAAGATGGAACCTCTCTTCAACGAGGGTATATTGGAGTTGATCTCGATTTGATTTCCATTGGTAAAGCTATTCGCCATTATAATGTTCCTCAAATGATTACATCTGATTATGATAGATCATTTATAGGGGTACCAAAGGTTATGTTAGTTGAATCAATTATTCCAAATACCTCTGCTGAAAAATTGCTTCGTCCAGGCGATATAATATACCGCCTGAATGAACAACTCCTCCGGGATGATCTTTATACCTTCGATGCAATCCTTAACAGTCATGTGGGACAGACCGTAGAATTAGACATTTACAGACATGGGAAGTTACTTCAAGTTGAAACAGTCGTAGAAGATCTAGAAGAAGAAAAAATTCGACGATTTGTTCGCTTTGCTGGAGCTATTTTTCACAAAATAACTCCTTCCTTGAGAAGGATGACTGGGTTTGCCGAAAACGGTGTTTACATGCCGTACGCAGATCAAGGGAGTAGCTTTTCACAATTAACCATGATTCGCCGCAATACTCCCCACAGTTTTACTTCTAAAGCGATCATTTCAGAAATCAACGGACAAGCAATTAATAATATAGACGATCTTGCCAAAGCATGTCAGCAAATTAAGAGCAGGCAGGATACTCATGTTGTTGTTCGCGATTTCATCCCTATAGCAACAAGCAACGAAAAATCAAAAATCGTAACAATCAATTCCAAATATGGTCCACTTGAACTTTTTGAGTTAAACCCACAGACCCTTGATTGGGATAAAATAAAACTTCCATTAGCCCAAGAAAAATTAAGGACAGAACCTAATTAAGCAGCCCAAGGTATCGAAAATATTTCATGTGATAACTAAATGCTGCCCCGGTCTCTATCTGGCCGGAGAGCTACTTGACCTCCAGGCGGATACCGGGGGATATAATCTCCAGGCCGCTTTTTCTACGGGCTGGTTGGCAGGGAATTCCGCAGCGGAATATTGCAACGAATAATAGTAGGTCAGCTTGAGTGGAGCGAAAGCGGACATGAACGTCTTCAGCTCCTTGAGAGTTGTTTGATTTCGTTTCACTCTATCAGACCTACGCTCCCCTGCCCGCGCCCTGTTTTTCTCACTGCTGCAAGGAAATTCCTGTCACGCACCTCGAATTAACATCGAAAACAACCTACGAAGACACGAGAAAACCCTCCGGAAA from Candidatus Electrothrix communis encodes the following:
- a CDS encoding NAD(P)/FAD-dependent oxidoreductase, which codes for MITKCCPGLYLAGELLDLQADTGGYNLQAAFSTGWLAGNSAAEYCNE
- a CDS encoding trypsin-like peptidase domain-containing protein, yielding MKCKLFWLILSIGLVFTTPGFAEHNWTKQIAMFKPMVVNVERSRQIPFGTESKGKNKATGFIVDAERGIIATNQHVTGISPSDVKIHFYNGSVTEAKVLYYDPTHDFGFYKIDPSSIQFQLQAVTLGSGRTLKNDNELLLIGNNDAEEYSVKFGYVANLNVIKDQPHSSYIHTTFDRAGGSSGSPVWNTKGEVVGIHAKGTDVSSFELPIEYVHEALKQIQDGTSLQRGYIGVDLDLISIGKAIRHYNVPQMITSDYDRSFIGVPKVMLVESIIPNTSAEKLLRPGDIIYRLNEQLLRDDLYTFDAILNSHVGQTVELDIYRHGKLLQVETVVEDLEEEKIRRFVRFAGAIFHKITPSLRRMTGFAENGVYMPYADQGSSFSQLTMIRRNTPHSFTSKAIISEINGQAINNIDDLAKACQQIKSRQDTHVVVRDFIPIATSNEKSKIVTINSKYGPLELFELNPQTLDWDKIKLPLAQEKLRTEPN